The segment AAGAAGACCTCGGACATGAGGATCGAGCTCGACGGGAAGATCAAGCGGCAGACCGAGGAGCGGGACGCCGCCGTCAAGACCGCGCAGGAGGCCGCCGACGCGGCCGAGGCCTCGTGGAACGAGGTCGTGTACAAGTGCACGGCGGAGGGCGCGGGCGTCTCCAAGCCGGTCGCGCAGTGCCGGATCGCGGCCGCCACCAAGGACGCCTGGGACAAGTGCGAGTAGGCTGCGCGGCGGACGGTTCACCGAGAAAAGAGGACGAAACGATGCACCAGGAAAGACCGAGCTGCCCGGGAAAGAACAGGTACCTCCGCGGCAAGCGAATCCTCCCGAAGCCCATCTCCGAGGAAACCTCCGTCGTCGACTTGATCGACAACATGGACGCCTACAACGGCGGGCGCCTGCGGGCGGCGTGCCACCTCCTGAAGGAGAAGTACTCCCGGGACGACGTCACGGTGGGGTTGAGCCTGGCGGGCGCGCTGACTCCGGCGGGCCTCGGCCCTTCGACGGTGATCCCGCTCATGAAGCACGGGTTCGTGGACTGGATCACGGCGACCGGCGCCAACATGTACCACGACATGCATTTCGCCTTCGATCTGCCCATGCACAGGGGCAGCCACAGCGTGGACGACGTGGATCTGCGGAAGGAAGGCGTGACCCGCATCTACGACATCCTGTTCGACTACGAGGACGTCCTGATGGAGACCGATCGCCGCCTGCGGATGATCATGATCCGCCCCGAGTTTCAGAAGGAGATGGGGACGCGCGAGTTCTACCACCACCTGGGCAAGGTGATGGACGAGTACGAAAGGAAGAACGGGCTGGGCGAGGTGAGCATCGTCGCGGCGGCCTACCGGCTCGGGATCCCCGTCTTCACGTCCTCCCCCGGCGACTCGACCATCGGGATGAACGTGGCGGGGCTCGAGCTGCTCGCCGAGGCCGCGGGCCTGCAGGACCTGTTCAAGCTGAAGATCAACCCCAGCCTAGACGTCAACGACTCCACGGCGATCATCCTCAACGCGAAGCGGTACGAGAAGGGGAAGACCGGGGTCATCCTCATCGGCGGCGGGAGCCCGAAGAACTTCGTGCTCCAGACCGAGCCGCAGATCCAGGAGGTCCTGATGATCCCCGAGGTGGGGCAGGACTACGACATCAACGTGACGGACGCGCGGCCGGACACGGGCGGCCTGTCCGGCGCGTCCCCGAGCGAGGCCGCGAGCTGGGGCAAGATCGATCCGACCAAGCTGGACGAGGCCGTGACCGCGTACCTCGACGTGACGGTCGCCTTCCCGCTCATGGTCGCCTACGTCCACCAGACGACGGCTCCCAAGCGGCTCAAGCGGCTCTACGATCGAGGGGCGGAGCTGCGGGCCAAGCTGATCGAGTCCTACCTGGAGAACAACAAGGAAATCGACGCGCTGAAGAAGCAGATGAGCCTCCTCCATGCCTGAGCGCGCGGGCGCGGCGGGGGATCTCCTCGCCCTGGCGGAGAAGAACGGGACGCCCCTGTTCGTCCTGGATCACGGGGTGCTCCGGGAGAACTGCCGCCTGTTCATGAAGTGCCTGCCCAGGGTGCAGGGCTACTACGCGGTCAAGGCCAACTCGAACCAGGAGATCGTGAAGACCCTGTTCGACGAGGGGGCCAGCTTCGACGTCGCCTCGTACAGCGAGTTCATGCAGGTCTACGACTTCATCCGGGATCTCGAGGAGGAGAAGAAGGACTTCTTCATCTGGGACAAGATCATCTTCTCCAACACCATCAAGGACCGGGAGACGCTGCGCCGGATCAGGCGCTACCGCCCGCTGGTCACCTACGACAACGCGGAGGAGATCCGGAAGATCAAGGAGCACTGCGACACGGCCGGGCTGGTGCTGCGCCTCAAGGTGCCGGACGCGGGGTCCCAGGTGGAGATGGGATCCAAGTTCGGGTGCGAGCCCGGGGACGCGGCGGATCTGATCCGCGGCGCCTTCGACGCCGGGCTCCAGGTGGAGGGGGTGAGCTTCCACGTCGGGAGCCAGTGCACGCACTTCGACAACTACACGAGCGCGCTCGCCATCGCGTCGCAGGTGCTGAACGACGCGCGGAGGGCGGGCCACGGGCTCAACATCGTGGACTTGGGCGGCGGGTTCCCGGTCCCGTACGACGACCGGGTGCCCCGCTTCGAGGAGCTGGCGGAGCTGCTCAACGCCGAGATCCGGAGGCTGTTTCCGGAGGACGTGGAGATCATCGCCGAGCCGGGGCGCTTCATGGTCGCCACCGCCGCGGCGCTCGTCACGGAGATCATCGGCAAGGCGAGACGGGACGGGAAGATCTTCTACCACATCAACGACGGCCTCTATCACACCTTCTCCGGCGTGGTGTACGACCACTGGGTCCCCAACTTCCACGCCTTCAAGGACGGCGAACAGGAGGTGTGCGCGGTGGTCGGGCCCACGTGCGACAGCTTCGACAAGATCTCGCTGTCGGTCCTGCTGCCGCCCGACCTGGAGGTCGGGGACTACCTGTACACCGAGAACATCGGCGCCTACAGCGTCGCGTCGTCGACCCGGTTCAACGGCTTCGAGGGGGCCAGGATCCTCCACAAGCGGTGATCCTCCGTTCCGGTCGGAACGCTCCCGTCACCTGTTCCCGCGCGACTCGAGCGCGCGCTTGAGGTAGCGCCCGGTGTGGGTGCCGCTGCACGCGACGTCCTCGGGCGTGCCGGCCGCGACGATCTCGCCGCCCTGGGCGCCGCCCTCCGGGCCGAGGTCGATCACCCAGTCCGCGCACTTCACGACGTCGAGGTTGTGCTCGATCACGACGACCGTGTTGCCCTGATCCACGAGCTGCTGCAGGAGCTCCACGAGCCGCTTCACGTCCTCGAAGTGCAGGCCGGTCGTCGGCTCGTCGAGCACGTACAGCGTCGAGCCGGTCGCCTTGCGCGCGAGCTCGCGCGCGAGCTTGAGCCGCTGCGCCTCGCCGCCGGACAGGGTCGTGGCGCTCTGGCCGAGCGTGATGTAGCCGAGCCCGACGCTCGCCATCGCGGCGAGGATCGGGCGGATCTTCGGGTGGCTCTCGAGCATGTCGAGCGCCTCGGCGCAGGTGAGGTCGAGGACGTCCGCGATGCTGCGCCCCCTGTAGCGCACCTCGAGCGTCTCCCGGTTGTAGCGCCTGCCGCCGCAGACCTCGCACGTCACGTACGCGTCCGGGAGGAAGTTCATCTCGATGTGGATGA is part of the Pseudomonadota bacterium genome and harbors:
- a CDS encoding type III PLP-dependent enzyme, yielding MPERAGAAGDLLALAEKNGTPLFVLDHGVLRENCRLFMKCLPRVQGYYAVKANSNQEIVKTLFDEGASFDVASYSEFMQVYDFIRDLEEEKKDFFIWDKIIFSNTIKDRETLRRIRRYRPLVTYDNAEEIRKIKEHCDTAGLVLRLKVPDAGSQVEMGSKFGCEPGDAADLIRGAFDAGLQVEGVSFHVGSQCTHFDNYTSALAIASQVLNDARRAGHGLNIVDLGGGFPVPYDDRVPRFEELAELLNAEIRRLFPEDVEIIAEPGRFMVATAAALVTEIIGKARRDGKIFYHINDGLYHTFSGVVYDHWVPNFHAFKDGEQEVCAVVGPTCDSFDKISLSVLLPPDLEVGDYLYTENIGAYSVASSTRFNGFEGARILHKR
- the speY gene encoding deoxyhypusine synthase — translated: MHQERPSCPGKNRYLRGKRILPKPISEETSVVDLIDNMDAYNGGRLRAACHLLKEKYSRDDVTVGLSLAGALTPAGLGPSTVIPLMKHGFVDWITATGANMYHDMHFAFDLPMHRGSHSVDDVDLRKEGVTRIYDILFDYEDVLMETDRRLRMIMIRPEFQKEMGTREFYHHLGKVMDEYERKNGLGEVSIVAAAYRLGIPVFTSSPGDSTIGMNVAGLELLAEAAGLQDLFKLKINPSLDVNDSTAIILNAKRYEKGKTGVILIGGGSPKNFVLQTEPQIQEVLMIPEVGQDYDINVTDARPDTGGLSGASPSEAASWGKIDPTKLDEAVTAYLDVTVAFPLMVAYVHQTTAPKRLKRLYDRGAELRAKLIESYLENNKEIDALKKQMSLLHA